One genomic segment of Gemmatimonadetes bacterium SCN 70-22 includes these proteins:
- a CDS encoding amidohydrolase, with translation MTSRLTRAVVAVAGAMLLAAYGAPLVAQDADPAPRRAEGEGPFDRLIIRGATLIDGQGGPPRGPVDIVIEKNRIVQVADVGYPGLPINPDRRPKGPAREIDATGMYVLPGLIDLHVHTCGKPKAPEAEYCYKLWLAHGITTVRGVPFGGFEWSIGEAKRSASNEITAPRLVNYQRPGSGKGWTGGQITTPEKAREWVRWAKAQGIDGLKVGAHEPEIMAALMDESKKLGLGSTAHLQQTGVPNMNAMQAVRLGLGAVTHYYGIFESMYEGTQIQPYPADYNYSDEQWRFGQVARQWSLVKPKSEKWWAFLDTLKKYDATLDPTMTTYMSGRNLMYRRTAEWHEKYTLPSLWDFYTPNRANHGAYFFDWTTWDEVAWRRFYNVWMEFINDYKNMGGRVTPSTDAGFIYNTYGFSYVEELENFQEAGFHPLEVIRGATLHAAQELNKANGKPIEIGLVRPGMLADLAIVGENPIANFKVLYGTGHLRLNDKTGQMERVGGVKWTIKDGIVYDAKKLLDDVAKMVEKQKKERGISKLPVVSMP, from the coding sequence ATGACATCACGGTTGACGCGTGCAGTGGTGGCGGTAGCGGGCGCGATGCTGCTGGCGGCGTACGGGGCGCCGCTCGTGGCGCAGGACGCCGACCCGGCGCCCAGGCGGGCCGAGGGCGAGGGGCCGTTCGATCGCCTCATCATCCGCGGTGCGACTCTCATCGACGGCCAAGGGGGGCCGCCGCGTGGGCCGGTGGACATCGTGATCGAGAAGAACCGCATCGTGCAGGTGGCCGACGTCGGCTACCCCGGACTTCCGATCAACCCGGATCGACGCCCCAAGGGGCCGGCACGGGAGATCGACGCGACGGGGATGTACGTCCTTCCGGGGTTGATCGACCTCCATGTCCACACGTGCGGCAAGCCGAAGGCGCCCGAGGCCGAGTATTGCTACAAGCTCTGGCTCGCGCACGGGATCACGACGGTTCGCGGGGTCCCGTTTGGCGGCTTCGAGTGGTCCATTGGTGAGGCGAAGCGTTCGGCCTCCAACGAGATCACGGCCCCGCGCCTGGTGAACTACCAGCGCCCGGGGAGCGGGAAGGGGTGGACCGGCGGGCAGATCACGACGCCGGAGAAGGCGCGCGAGTGGGTGCGCTGGGCCAAGGCGCAGGGGATCGACGGGCTCAAGGTCGGGGCGCACGAGCCGGAGATCATGGCGGCGCTCATGGACGAGTCCAAGAAGCTCGGCCTCGGCTCCACCGCGCACTTGCAGCAGACGGGGGTCCCCAACATGAACGCGATGCAGGCGGTGCGCCTCGGCCTCGGAGCGGTGACGCACTACTACGGCATCTTCGAGTCGATGTACGAGGGGACGCAGATCCAGCCGTACCCCGCCGACTACAACTACTCGGACGAGCAGTGGCGATTCGGGCAGGTGGCGCGCCAGTGGTCGCTGGTGAAGCCCAAGAGCGAGAAGTGGTGGGCCTTCCTCGACACGCTCAAGAAGTACGATGCGACGCTGGACCCGACGATGACGACGTACATGTCGGGGCGGAACCTGATGTACCGCCGCACGGCGGAGTGGCACGAGAAGTACACGCTGCCGTCGCTGTGGGACTTCTACACGCCGAACCGGGCGAACCACGGGGCCTACTTCTTCGACTGGACCACGTGGGACGAGGTGGCCTGGCGCCGCTTCTACAACGTGTGGATGGAGTTCATCAACGACTACAAGAACATGGGCGGGCGGGTGACGCCGTCGACCGATGCCGGCTTCATCTACAACACGTACGGCTTCAGCTATGTCGAGGAGCTCGAGAACTTCCAGGAGGCGGGGTTCCATCCGCTGGAGGTGATTCGCGGCGCCACGTTGCATGCGGCGCAGGAGCTGAACAAGGCGAACGGGAAGCCGATCGAGATCGGGCTGGTGCGCCCCGGGATGCTGGCGGACCTCGCGATCGTGGGGGAGAACCCCATCGCCAACTTCAAGGTGCTGTACGGGACCGGCCACCTGCGCCTCAATGACAAGACGGGGCAGATGGAGCGTGTGGGGGGCGTGAAGTGGACCATCAAGGATGGGATCGTCTACGACGCGAAGAAGCTCCTCGACGACGTGGCCAAGATGGTGGAGAAGCAGAAGAAGGAGCGGGGGATCTCGAAGCTGCCGGTGGTGTCGATGCCGTAG
- a CDS encoding serine protease: MKRIALGSAVLLVAAACADPTSAPTVSPEVLMQTGEAPMLATGEAGAAGQAVPGAYIVVLRDVPGLGRASDVAVAMGVSRAVIRYEYGAALKGFAARVSEAEAARLARDPRVAYVEQDQVMTISATQSPATWGIDRIDQRALPLSGSYSYANTGSGVQAYIIDTGIRFSHNEFGGRAASGYDAVDGGSADDCNGHGTHVAGTVGGATYGVAKGVSLVAVRVLNCSGSGTTSGVIAGVDWVTSHHGAASVANMSLGGGASTALDNAVANSIASGVTYAIAAGNSNRDACKFSPARVPSAITVGATTSSDARASYSNYGKCLDLFAPGSSITSSWYSSNTATNTISGTSMATPHVAGVAALYLQSNPGASPAAVASALVANATAKVVGNAGRGSPDRLLYTSY; this comes from the coding sequence ATGAAGCGAATTGCACTTGGCAGTGCGGTTCTCCTGGTCGCGGCGGCGTGCGCCGATCCGACGTCGGCGCCGACCGTGTCGCCCGAGGTGCTGATGCAGACCGGCGAGGCCCCGATGCTCGCGACGGGGGAGGCGGGGGCCGCGGGGCAAGCGGTTCCGGGGGCGTACATCGTGGTCCTGCGGGACGTCCCCGGGCTGGGACGGGCGTCCGACGTCGCGGTGGCGATGGGGGTGTCGCGGGCCGTGATCCGCTACGAGTACGGGGCGGCGCTCAAGGGATTCGCGGCGCGGGTGAGCGAGGCCGAGGCGGCGCGCCTGGCGCGCGACCCGCGCGTGGCGTACGTGGAGCAGGACCAGGTGATGACCATCTCGGCCACGCAGAGCCCCGCCACCTGGGGGATCGACCGGATCGACCAGCGGGCGTTGCCGCTGTCGGGTTCGTACTCCTATGCCAACACGGGGTCGGGCGTACAGGCGTACATCATCGACACCGGGATCCGCTTCTCGCATAACGAGTTCGGGGGGCGCGCGGCGTCGGGCTACGATGCGGTGGACGGCGGCTCGGCCGACGACTGCAACGGGCATGGGACGCACGTGGCCGGGACGGTCGGCGGCGCGACCTACGGTGTCGCCAAGGGCGTGTCGCTGGTGGCGGTGCGGGTCCTGAACTGCTCGGGGAGCGGCACCACCTCGGGTGTGATCGCCGGCGTGGACTGGGTCACGTCGCATCATGGCGCGGCGTCGGTGGCGAACATGAGCCTGGGCGGCGGCGCCTCGACGGCGCTCGACAACGCGGTGGCCAACTCCATCGCGTCGGGCGTGACGTACGCGATCGCGGCCGGGAACTCCAACCGCGACGCGTGCAAGTTCTCGCCGGCGCGCGTCCCGTCGGCCATCACGGTGGGGGCAACGACGAGCAGCGACGCCCGCGCCTCGTACTCCAACTACGGGAAGTGCCTCGACCTCTTCGCGCCGGGGTCGAGCATCACGTCGTCCTGGTACAGCAGCAACACGGCCACCAACACGATCAGCGGGACGTCGATGGCGACGCCGCACGTGGCGGGGGTCGCGGCGCTGTACCTGCAGTCGAACCCCGGGGCCTCGCCGGCCGCGGTCGCCAGCGCGCTCGTCGCCAACGCGACGGCCAAGGTGGTGGGGAATGCCGGGCGCGGGTCGCCGGACCGGCTGTTGTACACGAGTTACTAG